Proteins encoded by one window of Culicoides brevitarsis isolate CSIRO-B50_1 chromosome 2, AGI_CSIRO_Cbre_v1, whole genome shotgun sequence:
- the LOC134830939 gene encoding transport and Golgi organization protein 11 isoform X2, with protein MSGTLSPGVYGYEDDPIVQSSVYTHDISERMRVPKRIKATGDFYDENELLSNGNGMPAWNYQNKIDMNVPDRIVVLGQDQHLGTKSAPREIMFENTVLPKDPGFIRVATPPRNITLSEHRFPAADDPVQFDVENDIDEYEQRSVDSLESVGRRGGYGTPIRSKKYSSELRINHRDGTPPLNSSIENLTPSEEVLHLRRQVAKLNRRVLTIELDNINRQQREKVLYAVGMAYFLMKAFMWLNRK; from the exons ATGTCAGGAACTCTCTCGCCCGGCGTTTACGGCTACGAAGACGATCCAATCGTGCAAAGTAGCGTCTATACACACGACATAAGCGAAAGAATGCGCGTTCCAAAGAGAATCAAAGCCACTGGCGATTTTTACGACGAAAACGAGCTGCTGAGCAATGGCAACGGCATGCCAGCCTGGAATTACCAAAATAAAATCGACATGAATGTCCCGGATCGGATTGTGGTGCTCGGTCAGGATCAACATTTGG GCACAAAATCGGCACCGCGCGAAATTATGTTCGAAAATACGGTCTTGCCGAAGGACCCGGGCTTCATTAGAGTCGCAACGCCACCCCGAAACATAACCTTATCGGAACACAGATTCCCCGCAGCCGACGATCCGGTGCAATTTGACGTGGAAAACGACATTGACGAGTACGAGCAACGGTCTGTGGATTCCTTGGAGAGCGTTGGCAGACGCGGCGGCTACGGAACGCCCATCAGAAGCAAGAAATACAGCTCAGAATTGAGAATTAACCATCG tgacgGAACACCACCTTTGAACTCGTCAATTGAGAATTTAACTCCGTCGGAGGAGGTTCTGCACTTGCGACGACAAGTCGCAAAGTTAAATCGCCGGGTCCTGACCATCGAACTCGATAACATCAACAGACAACAACGCGAAAAAGTCTTGTATGCCGTTGGAATggcatattttttgatgaaagccTTCATGTGGctcaatagaaaataa
- the LOC134830939 gene encoding transport and Golgi organization protein 11 isoform X1, which produces MSGTLSPGVYGYEDDPIVQSSVYTHDISERMRVPKRIKATGDFYDENELLSNGNGMPAWNYQNKIDMNVPDRIVVLGQDQHLVLTSGTKSAPREIMFENTVLPKDPGFIRVATPPRNITLSEHRFPAADDPVQFDVENDIDEYEQRSVDSLESVGRRGGYGTPIRSKKYSSELRINHRDGTPPLNSSIENLTPSEEVLHLRRQVAKLNRRVLTIELDNINRQQREKVLYAVGMAYFLMKAFMWLNRK; this is translated from the exons ATGTCAGGAACTCTCTCGCCCGGCGTTTACGGCTACGAAGACGATCCAATCGTGCAAAGTAGCGTCTATACACACGACATAAGCGAAAGAATGCGCGTTCCAAAGAGAATCAAAGCCACTGGCGATTTTTACGACGAAAACGAGCTGCTGAGCAATGGCAACGGCATGCCAGCCTGGAATTACCAAAATAAAATCGACATGAATGTCCCGGATCGGATTGTGGTGCTCGGTCAGGATCAACATTTGG TTCTCACATCAGGCACAAAATCGGCACCGCGCGAAATTATGTTCGAAAATACGGTCTTGCCGAAGGACCCGGGCTTCATTAGAGTCGCAACGCCACCCCGAAACATAACCTTATCGGAACACAGATTCCCCGCAGCCGACGATCCGGTGCAATTTGACGTGGAAAACGACATTGACGAGTACGAGCAACGGTCTGTGGATTCCTTGGAGAGCGTTGGCAGACGCGGCGGCTACGGAACGCCCATCAGAAGCAAGAAATACAGCTCAGAATTGAGAATTAACCATCG tgacgGAACACCACCTTTGAACTCGTCAATTGAGAATTTAACTCCGTCGGAGGAGGTTCTGCACTTGCGACGACAAGTCGCAAAGTTAAATCGCCGGGTCCTGACCATCGAACTCGATAACATCAACAGACAACAACGCGAAAAAGTCTTGTATGCCGTTGGAATggcatattttttgatgaaagccTTCATGTGGctcaatagaaaataa
- the LOC134828868 gene encoding titin has product MQFENLKFDSGCDTDKKLEQVLRYFRPVFRAPANKKQKRRFSNVDKSDSSPVMHHRSPKRVKKNQESYYSLKSADTSSSDDTDNEGATEIDSSFHTENAGEEAEQSVLNTEDQVEIITTARDTLLDMPDLFSTIVAEKINALPTDQAADLNPKAVIEELEKDQRFNDVFQELLEITATQKDLSYHEENVENEEEEKEEEQRELRTRTKQINYNEVAKGKPKKEKPVPKRRGRKKQPPVKTMPVAKPNERVIETVLGNGEILTKAVKIDKKSVKPLGESDEHTPQTRVQPFNIPSMPSLSTPKIEYPSGITVLSSVPVQCVPAPQIDSNTIILPCHPTPLGNNIIVDVTPNTLKYLTEASAPLPPLVQTTTTATVTNSVATTQEIHVETAKVEVKSTPENTSQAINKQKVSKCLSTPTRKLAHVRTLNFKTPKKLNTIIDESLNEDPEVTVIDKRQPSSCPPEIKGLTDDQGMKSDVESGSADEKIKESAKKDKKLIKENSAVKPTSDKTENSALEVWNRMRSASKNKNWDQHLREVNRTQEISVASEALKDTAKKRRKKPPAIQEENAEKSPTNEPTNEKLYFKVPTPSKKVQKVRPTPQLVLPEEPKPVIPPTIPLTEPSIITSPVASTSHAIMSPPSSANESTISIIAMRSTSNEPLQISLSQLASVFPDTPFKENMLNIPVTPQISANPNITTPFTKFLNDLNLHSIIKNTDIATPSFAKTPGTDQRVSPRSTESKLASGYSSRATDYSSGSSYYKPDEMENKIIEQMINAEQMKASKEKLQKQSHTEQGKVQEKKEIEEKKKKEPEKIAEPSSSKKHPESLNPENILNRSFGGPDDDEETRNLNTPEKRARQVAQLEEKKARTIRILKAQSQNSNNRKKVIQIPPRQGTHLTDFRRKKLSKIVNTAKKSISPKKPVVTKPTVAGGKDLRKIAPTTRASSAKKRPAEKKSVEEKKKPVEEKKEILRKSPRTLPKQPPPSQKPEPAPTKKEKSLNLSSSSSSSSSSSSSSESSSDSESDSDVELNHELITCADKTRFLSIQEDPTFEKRRQSTDAPKLRAKPFALRIKDRIIKLTTSETINLYEARSEDERRKQRTSSGSAKKQGVRVKMDQSGFEYVSSPQHGSPMSSSTPVASAEKKPHRPIIHIHSKTGEEIVPTTPEQKQKTARMPLKIDMKQNQQRRDQTEKPPAEDAIDALLNQLHPS; this is encoded by the exons ATGCAGTTTGAGAACCTGAAATTCGATTCTGGATGTGATACGGACAAGAAACTCGAACAAGTGCTGCGATATTTTCGGCCCGTGTTTCGAGCGCCCGCAAATAAGAAGCAAAAACGTCGTTTTTCGAATGTTGACAAGTCGGATAGTAGTCCGGTGATGCATCATCGGTCCCCGAAGCGCGTCAAAAAGAACCAAGAATCGTATTATTCGCTTAAATCTGCGGATACTTCATCGAGTGACGACACAGATAATGAAGGGGCGACCGAGATTGATAGTTCTTTTCATACGGAAAATGCTGGAGAGGAAGCCGAACAATCAGTACTAAACACGGAGGATCAAGTTGAGATTATAACAACTGCTCGTGATACCCTTTTGGACATGCCAGACCTTTTTTCGACAATTGTCGCGGAAAAAATTAACGCTTTGCCGACGGATCAGGCAGCAGATCTCAATCCAAAAGCAGTAATTGAGGAATTGGAGAAGGATCAGCGATTCAACGATGTCTTTCAAGAGTTGCTTGAAATAACGGCGACACAAAAAGATTTGTCGTATCACGAGGAAAACGtcgaaaatgaagaagaagagaaagaaGAAGAGCAGAGAGAGCTACGAACACGCacgaaacaaataaattacaacGAAGTAGCAAAAGGAAAGCCGAAAAAAGAGAAGCCAGTACCAAAAAGACGCGGTCGAAAGAAGCAACCGCCGGTAAAAACGATGCCAGTTGCAAAACCGAACGAACGAGTGATCGAAACAGTGCTCGGAAATGGCGAAATTCTAACAAAAGCCgtaaaaatcgacaaaaaatccGTCAAACCGCTTGGCGAAAGTGACGAACATACGCCACAAACACGCGTTCAACCCTTTAACATCCCGTCAATGCCTTCTTTGAGTACTCCCAAAATCGAGTATCCAAGCGGCATCACAGTTTTATCCTCAGTTCCCGTCCAATGTGTGCCAGCACCGCAAATTGACTCAAATACGATCATCTTACCGTGTCATCCGACCCCCTTGGGCAACAATATCATCGTCGATGTCACCCCAAATACCCTCAAATACTTAACAGAAGCTTCTGCACCGCTACCGCCTCTTgttcaaacaacaacaactgcaaCTGTGACCAATTCTGTGGCAACTACGCAAGAAATTCACGTAGAAACAGCAAAAGTTGAAGTCAAATCGACGCCTGAAAACACTTCTCAAGCAATTAATAAGCAAAAAGTATCGAAATGTCTGTCGACGCCAACGCGAAAACTCGCTCATGTGCGAACGCTGAACTTTAAGACGCCCAAAAAGCTGAATACGATCATCGATGAGAGTTTGAATGAGGATCCGGAAGTCACGGTTATCGATAAAAGACAGCCATCGTCGTGCCCGCCAGAGATTAAGGGATTGACGGATGATCAAGGGATGAAGAGTGATGTGGAAAGTGGGTCAgcagatgaaaaaattaaag aaagtgcaaaaaaggacaaaaaactcattaaagaaaattctgcCGTCAAACCAACCTCAGATAAGACTGAAAACTCCGCCTTAGAAGTATGGAATCGCATGCGAAGTgcgagcaaaaacaaaaattgggaCCAACATTTACGAGAAGTCAACAGAACGCAAGAAATTTCAGTTGCTTCTGAAGCTCTAAAGGACACCGCGAAGAAACGCCGAAAGAAACCACCCGCCATCCAAGAGGAAAATGCGGAAAAATCTCCCACAAACGAGCCAACTAACGAAAAGTTGTACTTTAAAGTCCCGACACCAagcaaaaaagtacaaaaagtgCGTCCTACCCCACAGCTCGTACTGCCGGAGGAACCAAAGCCAGTAATTCCGCCAACAATCCCGCTGACAGAACCGTCAATAATTACTTCTCCCGTCGCATCCACAAGTCATGCGATTATGAGTCCCCCAAGTTCCGCCAACGAATCCACAATTTCGATCATCGCGATGCGCAGCACAAGCAACGAACCTCTGCAGATCTCCTTGAGTCAATTGGCGTCAGTTTTTCCCGATACACCGTTTAAGGAGAACATGCTGAATATTCCCGTGACACCCCAAATTTCCGCAAATCCGAATATTACGACGCCtttcacgaaatttttgaatgatctCAACTTGCATtcgattattaaaaatactgaCATCGCCACGCCATCATTTGCGAAGACTCCCGGCACGGATCAACGAGTTTCGCCGCGAAGTACGGAAAGTAAGCTCGCAAGTGGTTATAGTAGTCGAGCGACAGATTATTCGTCGGGCAGCTCGTATTACAAACCGGACGAAATGGAGAATAAAATTATCGAGCAAATGATAAATGCGGAACAGATGAAGgcgtcaaaggaaaaattacagaaacaGTCACACACAGAACAAGGAAAAGTACaagaaaagaaggaaattgaagagaaaaagaagaaagaaccGGAAAAAATTGCCGAACCAAGCAGTTCAAAGAAACACCCGGAAAGCTTAAATCCCGAAAATATTCTGAATCGATCATTTGGAGGccccgacgacgacgaagagacCCGAAATTTGAACACGCCCGAAAAAAGAGCTCGTCAAGTGGCCCAATTGGAAGAGAAAAAGGCACGAACTATCCGAATTCTCAAAGCTCAGAGTCAAAATAGCAACAACAGGAAAAAAGTCATTCAAATTCCGCCGAGACAAGGCACTCACTTGACGGATTTCCGACGTAAAAAGCTGTCTAAAATCGTAAATaccgcaaaaaaatcaatttcaccGAAGAAACCTGTGGTTACGAAGCCAACAGTCGCTGGCGGAAAAGATTTACGGAAAATTGCGCCCACAACTAGAGCTTCAAGCGCTAAAAAACGACCAGCAGAGAAGAAATCcgtggaagaaaaaaagaaacctgtcgaagaaaagaaagaaattcttcgaaaatcgCCTCGAACGTTGCCCAAACAGCCTCCTCCGTCCCAAAAACCCGAACCAGCTCccacaaaaaaggaaaaatctcTCAACCTTTCGTCAAGTTCTAGTTCCTCGAGTTCCTCTTCGAGTAGCAGCGAGTCCAGCAGTGATTCTGAGTCAGATTCTGATGTCGAACTGAATCACGAGCTAATCACATGTGCCGACAAAACCCGTTTCCTGTCAATTCAGGAAGACCCAACCTTTGAAAAACGTCGTCAAAGCACCGACGCCCCCAAATTACGCGCAAAACCCTTCGCCTTACGCATCAAAGATCGCATTATCAAACTAACGACGTCCGAAACCATCAATTTATACGAAGCCCGTTCCGAGGACGAGCGACGAAAACAACGCACCAGCTCGGGAAGTGCCAAAAAACAAGGCGTTCGCGTAAAAATGGATCAATCCGGCTTTGAATATGTCTCGTCGCCGCAACATGGATCACCAATGTCGTCATCGACGCCCGTCGCATCGGCGGAAAAAAAGCCACATCGCCCCATAATTCACATTCACAGCAAGACGGGAGAGGAAATTGTGCCGACGACGCCcgaacaaaagcaaaaaacagCAAGAATGCCGCTGAAAATTGACATGAAGCAGAATCAGCAGCGCCGGGACCAGACGGAGAAACCACCAGCGGAAGATGCAATCGATGCCTTGCTGAATCAGCTGCATCCGAGTTAG
- the LOC134830940 gene encoding 6-pyruvoyl tetrahydrobiopterin synthase — translation MSPPIVYLTRKETFSACHRLHSPHLSDAENLEIFGKCNNPNGHGHNYTVEVTVRGPLDVKTGMVMNITDIKKAMDTAIMKPLDHKNLDLDVPYFRHNVSTTENLAIYIWDSLRTLLPRPELLFEVKIYETDKNIVRFRGHDAAPRAGNGLSSIQTRDICVSSDSDS, via the exons atgtctCCACCAATTGTTTATTTGACGCGAAAAGAAACTTTCAGTGCTTGTCATCGTTTACACAG TCCTCATCTTTCTGACGCCGAAAATTTGGAGATTTTTGGTAAATGTAACAATCCCAACGGACATGGACATAATTACACCG TCGAAGTAACGGTACGTGGACCACTTGACGTCAAAACCGGCATGGTGATGAACATAACGGACATCAAAAAGGCAATGGATACGGCAATAATGAAGCCTCTGGATCACAAAAATCTCGATTTGGATGTTCCCTACTTCCGGCATAAC gtcaGTACAACGGAAAATCTGGCAATTTATATTTGGGACTCCCTTCGCACATTGTTGCCACGTCCCGAACTGCTCtttgaggtaaaaatttacgaGACTGACAAAAATATCGTGCGTTTCCGTGGTCATGATGCAGCTCCGCGTGCCGGAAATGGCTTGTCAAGCATCCAAACTCGCGATATTTGTGTCTCCAGTGACTCGGATTCGTAA
- the LOC134830936 gene encoding ATP-binding cassette sub-family C member 4-like encodes MESNQKPLKENPRAKANILSILTFWWTIDLFKLGYRKVLEFGDLFKPLDYDCSEALGNRLEYNWFKQVNSPGRPSLVKALARTFWREYTVLGFVQAFNDLFIRIAQPLVLGRLLLYFRQEPAITSDEAIYYAVALVVLNALSAISINQYILHSFQNGMKVRIAVCSAVYRKALRLSRTALGDTSPGKVVNLLSNDVNRFDIVSVFIHSMWSAPLLTFIVGYLLWIESGWGGLIGMFVIFIVTPIQAYTGKLSSKFRLQTALRTDERVRLMDEIISGIQVIKYYAWEVPFAKLIQLARKMELKVVRKNSYVRALYMTFMLFTTRMALFATMLAIVVLGDELTASKVYVTAAYYGIIASTMSQMWVRGIAEIAEAFVSLRRIRKFLEYEEEENERIKYNQKYVKEIKTNGDIKIKDSKNGDADLPPKIALQLRNVTAKWDAVKEQGVIIKSKKIKILDPVADDETRLTLDNINLDVKSGKLIGIVGPVGSGKSSLLQAILRELPLRSGSISYSGSISYASQEAWIFAATVRQNILFGQEMNKERYDAVVKVCALVKDFEQLPCGDLTIVGERGTALSGGQKARISLARAVYRKADIYLLDDPLSAVDAHVGRHLFEECIGHKGRLGKQKATRILVTHQVHYLKDADFVVVLKDGKIEHMGSPQELSKMGIDFSKMLESDEYRDVNSEVDEQSKQGSRAGSRSRKSSVSSTGSQSLGSSDGSDDEDEKDEEKGKQQNNLEESSKGKVKSVFTKYLRAGSHPVLFVGIFALFFLTQAIASSIDWWTSYWTSQEEWRGYLKQNETEDLVMNGGEEDVTLPPPYANYFINIFSGSIAALFNEPQPLSSRVCAIIHGSLLGGLFFFAITRSIAFYRSAVRSSQKLHDEMFEGVVGAPMRFFDTNPSGRILNRFSKDCGAVDEFLPKAILDAGQILLNMVGAIVVTAFVNYLYMIPIVILGVIFQVIRKIYLKTSKNIKRLESICRSPVFTHLAATLNGLPTIRAFSAQNALTQEFDDLQDVHTAAWYMFITTSTAFGFCLDIMCMIFFAIVTLSFLVLPKGGDQVGLAITQVMALTGMVQWGVRQSAEVANQLMSVERIIEYKTIPKEKQPEKAVEVAKEWPTEGNIKFKKVSYRYHEEGDFVLKDLEFEVKSGEKIGIVGRTGAGKSSLIGVLFRIAIVDGEVIIDDIDTSRIPLTNLRQKISIIPQDPVLFSGTLRRNLDPFEEYQDSNLWKALEEVELKDIASGPLGLQTAVAAGGSNFSVGQRQLLCLARAILRNNRILVLDEATANVDPHTDELIQLTIRRQFAHCTVLTVAHRLHTIMDSDRVLVMDAGRAEEFGPPHEILQLPAGIFREMVESTGPQESGKLMQIAKEKYESRQ; translated from the exons atggaatcaaatcaaaaaccgTTAAAGGAAAATCCTCGTGccaaagcaaatattttgtcaattttaacattttggtGGACAATAGACCTCTTTAAACTAGGTTATCGTAAAGTTCTAGAGTTTGGTGATCTCTTCAAGCCCCTCGACTATGATTGTTCCGAAGCATTAGGAAATCGCCTAGAATA TAATTGGTTCAAACAAGTAAATAGCCCTGGAAGACCTTCGTTGGTCAAAGCGCTTGCACGAACATTCTGGCGCGAATATACGGTGTTGGGATTTGTGCAAGCTTTTAATGATTTGTTCATCAGAATTGCGCAGCCTTTAGTACTGGGACgacttttgttgtattttag ACAAGAACCTGCTATAACATCTGACGAAGCAATCTACTATGCCGTCGCACTGGTCGTCCTAAATGCCTTGAGTGCAATTTCCATCAACCAGTACATCCTTCACTCGTTCCAGAATGGCATGAAAGTTCGTATCGCGGTTTGCAGTGCCGTTTATCGCAAAGCCCTGCGTTTATCAAGAACCGCTTTGGGAGACACGTCGCCCGGTAAAGTCGTGAACCTCTTATCAAACGATGTAAACCGTTTTGACATCGTTTCCGTGTTCATCCACTCGATGTGGAGTGCTCCCTTATTGACATTCATCGTCGGTTACTTGCTGTGGATCGAATCTGGATGGGGAGGTCTCATCGGTATGTTTGTCATTTTCATTGTGACACCAATTCAGGCATACACGGGCAAACTTTCGTCCAAATTTCGTCTCCAAACTGCCCTGAGAACGGATGAACGGGTGCGTTTAATGGACGAAATCATCTCCGGCATACAAGTCATCAAATATTACGCATGGGAAGTACCGTTTGCGAAATTAATTCAACTCGCACGGAAGATGGAGTTGAAAGTTGTGCGGAAAAACAGCTATGTGAGAGCTCTTTATATGACATTCATGCTATTTACCACGAGAATGGCTCTTTTTGCGACCATGTTAGCGATCGTTGTGCTCGGAGACGAACTTACGGCATCAAAAGTTTACGTGACAGCTGCTTATTATGGCATTATTGCAAGTACAATGTCCCAAATGTGGGTCCGAGGCATTGCCGAGATCGCAGAAGCTTTCGTCTCGCTTCGTAGAATCCGAAAATTCTTGGAATACGAGGAAGAGGAGAACGAAAGGATCAAATACAaccaaaaatatgtcaaagaaatcaaaacaaatgGAGATATTAAGATCAAGGACAGTAAAAATGGCGATGCTGACCTTCCGCCGAAAATCGCGCTTCAATTAAGGAACGTTACTGCCAAATGGGATGCCGTCAAAGAACAAGGCGTCATCatcaaatcgaaaaaaattaaaattctcgaCCCAGTGGCGGATGATGAGACCCGTTTGACGCTCGACAACATCAATCTCGACGTCAAAAGTGGCAAACTCATCGGAATTGTGGGTCCCGTGGGCTCTGGCAAAAGTAGTTTACTCCAAGCGATTCTCCGAGAACTCCCTTTGCGATCAGGATCGATTTCGTATTCCGGTTCCATCAGTTACGCCAGTCAAGAAGCGTGGATTTTCGCAGCTACCGTACGTCAAAACATCCTTTTCGGTCAGGAAATGAACAAGGAACGCTACGACGCCGTCGTCAAAGTCTGTGCCCTGGTCAAAGATTTCGAGCAACTTCCGTGCGGCGACTTGACGATCGTTGGCGAACGTGGCACTGCGCTGTCTGGCGGTCAAAAAGCACGAATTTCACTTGCACGTGCCGTTTATCGGAAAGCTGACATTTATTTGCTGGATGATCCGTTATCGGCGGTCGATGCGCACGTTGGACGACACTTGTTCGAGGAGTGTATCGGGCACAAAGGTCGCTTGGGGAAGCAAAAAGCAACACGAATTTTGGTGACGCATCAAGTGCATTACTTGAAAGATGCGGATTTTGTGGTTGTTTTGAAGGACGGCAAGATTGAACATATGGGATCGCCTCAGGAACTCTCGAAAATGGGAATAGATTTCTCGAAAATGCTCGAATCCGACGAATATCGCGACGTTAATTCCGAAGTTGATGAGCAATCGAAACAGGGATCTCGTGCGGGAAGTCGCAGCAGAAAAAGTTCCGTGAGTTCGACGGGTTCGCAGAGTTTGGGGTCGTCAGATGGCAGTGACGATGAAGACGAAAAGGACGAAGAAAagggaaaacaacaaaataatttggagGAAAGTAGCAAAGGAAAAGTCAAAAGCGTTTTTACGAAATATTTGAGGGCGGGATCGCATCCCGTGCTGTTTGTCGGCATTTTTGCGCTTTTCTTCTTGACTCAAGCAATTGCCAGTTCGATCGATTGGTGGACCAGTTATTGGACGTCGCAAGAAGAATGGCGTGGATACTTGAAACAAAATGAAACGGAAGACTTGGTCATGAATGGCGGCGAGGAAGATGTCACGTTACCCCCTCCTTACGcgaattatttcataaatatctTCAGTGGATCGATTGCGGCGTTATTTAATGAGCCGCAACCGTTGAGCAGTAGAGTTTGTGCCATCATTCACGGGTCGTTGCTTGGAGGACTTTTCTTTTTCGCCATCACGCGATCGATTGCTTTCTACAGATCTGCCGTTAGATCGTCTCAAAAGTTGCATGATGAAATGTTTGAAGGAGTTGTTGGTGCCCCGATGAGATTTTTCGATACGAATCCCAGTGGAAGGATTTTGAATCG tttctcCAAGGATTGTGGCGCCGTTGACGAATTCCTCCCGAAAGCAATCCTCGATGCGGGTCAAATTCTCCTCAACATGGTTGGAGCGATCGTTGTCACTGCATTCGTCAACTACCTCTACATGATCCCGATTGTCATTCTTGGCGTTATCTTCCAGGTCATTCGTAAAATTTACctgaaaacatcgaaaaacatCAAACGCCTGGAAAGTATTTGCCGTTCGCCAGTTTTTACGCATCTTGCCGCCACTTTGAATGGACTGCCAACAATTCGAGCGTTTTCCGCGCAAAATGCATTGACACAGGAGTTTGACGATTTGCAAGATGTTCACACAGCGGCATGGTACATGTTCATAACGACATCAACAGCTTTTGGTTTCTGCTTGGATATCATGTGCATGATATTTTTCGCGATTGTGACCTTGAGTTTTCTCGTGTTACCAAAGGGCGGAGATCAAGTTGGCTTAGCAATTACTCAAGTTATGGCTTTAACAGGAATGGTTCAGTGGggc GTGCGTCAAAGTGCTGAAGTCGCCAATCAATTGATGTCCGTGGAACGAATTATTGAGTACAAAACGATACCAAAAGAGAAACAACCCGAAAAAGCAGTGGAAGTAGCAAAAGAATGGCCCACGGAgggaaatataaaattcaaaaaagtcagTTATCGGTACCATGAAGAAGGAGATTTCGTTCTCAAGGATTTGGAGTTCGAAGTAAAATCCGgtgaaaag atcggAATCGTTGGTCGCACAGGGGCCGGCAAAAGTTCGTTAATCGGAGTCCTGTTCCGCATCGCCATCGTTGACGGTGAAGTCATCATCGATGACATCGACACATCCCGAATTCCCCTCACCAACTTGCGACAAAAGATTTCCATCATTCCGCAAGATCCCGTTCTCTTTTCCGGCACGTTGCGTCGTAACCTGGATCCTTTCGAGGAATATCAAGACTCGAATTTGTGGAAAGCCTTAGAGGAAGTCGAATTGAAGGACATTGCGAGTGGTCCGTTGGGGCTTCAAACAGCAGTTGCCGCTGGCGGAAGCAATTTCAGTGTTGGTCAACGACAATTATTGTGCCTGGCACGTGCGATTTTGAGAAATAACCGGATTTTGGTATTGGATGAGGCAACAGCGAACGTCGATC CCCACACTGATGAATTGATCCAACTGACAATCCGACGACAATTCGCTCATTGTACGGTATTAACGGTCGCTCACAGACTTCATACGATCATGGATAGCGATCGAGTGTTGGTTATGGATGCAGGACGAGCCGAAGAATTTGGTCCCCCGCATGAGATTTTGCAATTACCGGCGGGTATTTTCAGAGAAATGGTTGAATCGACAg gtcCCCAAGAAAGTGGAAAATTGATGCAAATCGCAAAAGAAAAGTACGAAAGTCGACAATAA